A region from the Thermanaeromonas toyohensis ToBE genome encodes:
- the rbsB gene encoding ribose ABC transporter substrate-binding protein RbsB, giving the protein MKRAKFFTLIVVIIMATLSLLVGCGQKAPEQAKKAETGGASKATIGLAISTLNNPFFVDLRDGAQQAASLLGVDLIVVDGQNDSSKQLSSVEDLITKKVKVLLINPTDSNAIVPAIEAANKAGIPVITVDRAAAGGQVASHIASDNVQGGKMAAKFLIDKLGGKGLVVELEGIPGTSAARDRGKGFEEEISKAKDMKIIAKQTADFDRAKGMQVMENILQAQPKIDAVFAQNDEMALGAIEAIKGAKRENIIVVGFDGTKDALEAIKAGTMTATIAQKPKDMGRIAVETAVKIIKGEKVESFIPVPLELITKK; this is encoded by the coding sequence ATGAAAAGGGCGAAATTCTTTACCTTGATAGTTGTTATTATTATGGCGACTCTAAGTTTGCTTGTGGGATGCGGCCAGAAGGCCCCTGAGCAAGCTAAAAAGGCGGAAACAGGAGGAGCTTCGAAGGCAACTATTGGGCTAGCTATTTCTACTCTAAACAATCCTTTCTTTGTCGATTTGAGGGACGGCGCCCAGCAGGCTGCTAGTCTTCTAGGGGTAGATCTAATCGTAGTTGATGGTCAGAACGATTCCTCCAAGCAGCTCTCTAGCGTGGAAGATTTGATTACCAAGAAGGTTAAAGTGTTGTTGATAAATCCTACGGACAGTAATGCTATAGTTCCCGCCATTGAGGCTGCCAACAAAGCTGGAATACCGGTTATAACGGTAGATAGGGCTGCAGCGGGAGGCCAGGTAGCTTCACATATTGCTTCGGATAATGTACAAGGCGGCAAGATGGCAGCTAAGTTTCTTATTGACAAGCTAGGTGGCAAGGGCCTAGTAGTAGAGCTAGAAGGTATCCCTGGCACTTCAGCGGCCCGCGATCGGGGTAAAGGATTTGAAGAAGAGATAAGCAAAGCTAAAGATATGAAGATTATAGCCAAGCAGACAGCCGACTTTGACCGGGCCAAAGGTATGCAGGTAATGGAGAATATTTTACAGGCTCAACCTAAAATAGATGCCGTATTTGCTCAGAATGACGAGATGGCTTTGGGTGCTATAGAAGCCATCAAAGGAGCCAAGCGGGAGAATATTATAGTGGTAGGCTTTGATGGTACCAAAGATGCTCTAGAGGCTATAAAAGCAGGAACTATGACGGCTACCATAGCCCAAAAACCTAAGGATATGGGCCGGATCGCTGTGGAAACAGCAGTGAAAATAATAAAAGGCGAGAAAGTAGAATCTTTTATCCCTGTGCCACTAGAGCTCATAACTAAAAAATAG
- a CDS encoding ABC transporter permease → MRYKAENRLELIYSLGPFFSLLGLTVILSLLSDRFLTVNNLFNVARQVSVDSIVACGMTFVILTGGIDLSVGSVLALTGSLVAGLMTQGFSISVAIATGLILGMVLGYFNGLIVTRGKVAPFIATLVMMTMARGLTLVYTDGRPITGLPREFLQIGGGYLGPVPLPVIIMLSVFLLSHIVLTQTKFGRYVYAIGSNEEAARFSGIDTSRYKNLVYLISGALAALSGIILTSRLNSAQPTAGLGLELDAIAAVVLGGTSLAGGQGGIPGTLIGALIIGILNNGLNLLNVSSFYQQVVKGAVILLAVLGDQGRKKREG, encoded by the coding sequence ATGAGGTATAAGGCCGAAAACAGATTGGAACTTATATATTCTTTAGGTCCGTTTTTTAGTTTGTTAGGGCTGACGGTCATTCTTTCTTTGCTTTCTGATCGTTTCTTGACTGTTAATAATCTTTTTAACGTGGCCAGGCAAGTTTCCGTAGACAGCATAGTTGCTTGCGGTATGACTTTTGTAATCCTTACAGGGGGTATTGACCTTTCTGTAGGCTCTGTTTTGGCTTTAACTGGGAGCCTTGTGGCGGGGTTGATGACTCAAGGCTTCTCTATTTCCGTGGCTATAGCTACGGGTCTTATCTTAGGTATGGTCCTAGGATACTTCAACGGCTTGATAGTAACCCGAGGTAAGGTGGCCCCTTTTATTGCCACACTGGTCATGATGACCATGGCCCGGGGTTTGACCCTAGTTTACACCGACGGCCGCCCGATTACAGGCTTGCCCCGCGAATTTTTGCAGATAGGAGGTGGGTATTTAGGTCCTGTACCCCTCCCGGTCATCATCATGTTGAGCGTATTTCTGTTATCCCATATTGTGCTAACCCAAACCAAATTTGGCCGCTATGTGTATGCTATAGGTAGCAATGAAGAAGCCGCTAGATTTTCGGGAATTGATACCAGCCGGTACAAAAATCTAGTGTATTTAATAAGCGGAGCCCTCGCTGCCTTAAGCGGGATAATTTTAACCTCTCGCCTAAATTCGGCCCAGCCCACTGCAGGTTTGGGCCTAGAGCTCGATGCCATTGCCGCCGTTGTCTTAGGAGGGACAAGCTTAGCGGGAGGCCAGGGAGGGATCCCGGGGACTTTAATTGGAGCTCTAATAATAGGAATTCTTAATAACGGATTAAACTTGCTCAATGTATCTTCCTTTTATCAGCAAGTGGTTAAAGGAGCTGTAATCCTTTTAGCTGTATTGGGTGACCAAGGCAGAAAAAAAAGAGAGGGGTGA